Below is a window of Pelobates fuscus isolate aPelFus1 chromosome 13, aPelFus1.pri, whole genome shotgun sequence DNA.
TTTTGAGgtgtcattggaaaaaaaaatgtaaatatattgtgGCATATGTAGTTTCTGTATGGACTCCACTTTATTTGAATTTGCAGGAAGTCTATTATTTGGTGCTCTGTCATTTGTGTAGAAAATCTGTAACGCCTTCACTGAAATagtaaattttataaattgttgATCACATTTACTATCAAAATGACGAGCTGCGATTAAGAGTCAAATATTTGTTATGAACTGTGTAACTATATCTGTACCTGCTAATAATTCTACAGTTTGGTTTGTACTACTGTGAATTGAACACtgaggattttttatttattttttgttctagaAGAGACTCATTTCAGAACAGTTTGAGTCTAAAGACTCTCTCCGAGAGTATTTTATCCTTCCCCCTAGACAAATCCTTTCAGCTGCGCTGCAGCAATTGGGATGCAGAAGAATTTAGTCAGGATCAGGTCTGTATCTACTCGCAAGCCTTGGTCTGTTCACTGTTTTTTGGTAGTTTGAAGTTTAGAAATGTGGTTTTGTGTCTGGGGCATCTTTGCAATATTTGTAAAGTCTTTCCGATTCTAAAACGATTTGCAGTGTAACAAACTTGGCACAATAGATGGGTTAAAGAAATCATAAGACTTGTCATTGTTGCACAACTATTCTAATCATATTTCATATGAATTTACAAGGGGCCAGCTAAGTATTATAACCCTTACTGCTTATTGTGGTGCAGGCAGTCTTTTATATGCAagtttttggtgtgtgtgtgggtgtgtgtatgtgttgggttttttttttttttttgggagggggagagtgtgaCTGAGTTCcctgtacctccgccaagtccgcttcctagccgcttgcagggaccctggaatGCTTATGCCCCCATTTGCCGAAGCTTGACTGGGCTCCTTCTGGAGCTTTGCACCCTACCAGGCAgaagctctccttccaggcatgtatcgtcccctctgcctattccgctgcagctctgcttacagtgattATAGTTATTGCATTATACCAGAACTAGAGGGATCCTGCAACCAGCAAACTCCTCCAAAGATtgctaaaaatccacacaggacacaagttccaaaaggaacggACATACAAAACTTCATTTTTCTCAGGACTAGCCCATAGACTGCATTACATCTAGATTACTGTGAcaacttaaataaaatacaagtaaccAAATCCtagcagacaacatacagcaacttatTAACACAATTACCTATTTTTAAGGGAGTGGGGAAGATAATcattaacacaaaatatctctccagCCTGCAGAAttggcaatatgcaaatctacctgaatatgctaATTAtcaagtcttgctattcaggtagtgcataaaGCTGTTCCTGGAACCAACAGAGGTTTctatacaggctccatagccaaagtTCCTCCTAGTTGGTagaaagcatcagcaggacaagagagcacacaaacaattaacaataaatacacatacattacacacacaccttgcacctacaatgggcacagggtgacttaaacataggagtCATCCGGGGATCTTAtgttcccagtgatggtgactaccgtcacaggaAGTTACTATGTCCTCATCTCTCTGGGTTTGTATAAACAAATGTAGGTTCGTTTGTGTTTTTGGGTTGTGTGGgttgtggtttattttttttttctctagtgtGTATACAAAATTAATACAGATTGATATGcttctttgccttttttttttattttttaggttttGTATGCCGCAAGGGACGCACAAGTCTCTATTGCCCTCTTTCTTCACCTGCTGGGATTCTTCTCACCAGATTCACCCTGCTCTTGGGAGTTTTTACTCGGAAAATGTCAAGGGTTGGTAGATGTCCCGTTTAAAGCAAAATCTGCTGGCATTTTAAATGGAGATGTAAATGGTGCACAAAGAACTAAGAGGTCAAGGTCTGAAGAGAAGCTCTCTCAGATTAACCAAGGCAAAGACCCTCGCAAGAATAAGAAAAAGCCCCTCGGTGTGGGATACTCTGCAAGGTAAACGTGGATGTGTATGTATAGAACTTGGAATTCTAGAAGAGTAATAATGTCTATTCCCTCGGTTGTGCTGTTCGCCTGCTGTATAACACTTATCAGTTTTATAGACGATGTTTGTAAACCATGTCTTTTTAGGAAAGCACCATTGTATGATAATTGCTTTCTGCATGCTCCTGATGGACAGCCCCTGTGTACGTGTGATCGGAAGAAAGCTCAGTGGTATCTGGATAAGGGCATTGGAGGTGAGAGCATTTTGTTTGCTTGCCAGCTGCTGTCTGATATTTAATATGTCCAACTGTCCGTTTCTGCAAGGAGCCATAACTTTGTAACAATGTGTGGTttcgtgtgtgtttttatatttgatatttttctCCTTTCCACTCTCCATTTGAGACTTTTTTGTTGTGTGCACGTTTATTCATGCAGTGATGATGGTCCCAAAAATGTGAAGATTGACCCTGGGCTATTCCAgtgattatatttttaataatttttagaaTGGTAGAAACTTCCTTTAGAACATTCTTACACTATCTctaatctgtttatttttatttaaagttaaaTAACTTGTCTTCTATGACTACTGATTTAGATCTGATTAGCAATGACCCATTCATTGTGAAGTTGCGATTTGAACCATCTGGCCGCCCCGAGTCCAGTGTGGACTACTACCTGACGGTTAAAGAGAATCTTTGTGTTGTGTGTGGCAAAAGGGAGTCTTACATAAGGTAAGCCTAAAGCCTGCTATTGACTTGCTTCTTTGTTATTCATATCCTCCAGTTTAAACTCATGCAGGTACCATTGTGTTCTCACCCATTTTACTTGCCTCTTTCTGCAGAAAGAATGTGGTGCCCCACGAATACAGACGCCATTTTCCTATCCAGATGAAAGACCACAATTCTCATGATGTGCTGCTGCTTTGTACGTCCTGCCATGCAGTGTCTAACTACCATGATGCCAGTTTGAAGCAGCGGCTCTCGGAGGAATTTAATGCCCCTATAGGTTGCGAAGAAGGGGTGCGCATGCTGGAAGACCCTGAACGTAGGCAGGTGCGCTCGGCAGCCCGGGCTCTCCTAAATGCCTCCAAGCTGCCAGAGCAACGAAGGAATGAGCTTCTCAAAGAGATCAAAAACCATTATGGAACGGAATACATAACCCATGAGACTCTACAAGAGGCAGCTAGTCTTGAGACAAGGTAATAAGTTGGAGAGATCTTGTAAAAGGAATCCTGACATTTTATAGTCCAGTAttgttcactaaaatgtgaattgttgaaTGCAAATACAATGTTGGCCAAAACAACTAAATGTAAAAATTCTGTAAGTTGAGTATTTAAGTTCAGCTACTTTAAACTTCGTTTCTGACATTCTCAACAATTTTTATTATACAAGATTATACAAGAGAAGAGCGCGCAGGCCTCTCCTTATAAAGTATAACAAGTATTTCTGGTATTGAGCATTCCACATTCAGTTACCGTGTACATTGTATTGCAGATTACGATCCCTGTATTCAATATATGGTAACAGTGCTTTTATTACTTGAAGAGGTCACTCAATCAACCACGAAAAGGGCATGGTACTCTCGGAGAATGGGCTGCCCCTTATAGTGTTGCCTCTAATCATACACCCAGACACTTAGAACTAGGCCCACTATGCAAGACAGTAgaaatagagaagatagggatagAAGAAGTAGATTAGATGAAAGATGTGGTCACCTCTGGAAGAGAACGAGCACCACCAGTgcgtgccccccctcccctcccccggcaATGAGAACAACTACACCTCACAGGTCTCATTCTCAACAATtccaaagtgactttatatatttttttaaaattctttatttttgccatgACTGTCATCAATATTCATATCCGTTACAGTCAGGCGACCCAATACACAATTaacatgtataaataaaatatatatcgtGATACAGAAAAGCATGCCAACAtcttttcaaatacaaatatttatagaCCTTAATAGTTAAACATCGTGCATGAGCCCTGGACCTGAACTCGATAAGtcaggttttttttaattctaatatacaaaaataataacgACAGGGAATAAAAAGTATAGCTCGGTGGGTAGCTTAAGAACCCCGGTGAGTAGTAGAAAAAAAGCTTAAGGCGTATACAATTTTCACCAACATCGATGCCTTTGCGACTTTCTATTTTTAACAGGGAACTGTATACATACATGGTACAGGCTGGGCAACCCATTGCGTGCTTTTAGAATAGCTTTAGTAACTATTCTTTAAACGTTGTGTTAGATGCCATAATTTTGCAAGTCCTCAATCGTAGACCCTTCCTAGTGTCAGAGCAGGATCTCCACTGCACCAAGGAAGGCAGGGCTGCCTAtgaggggtggtggtggtgggtttaGAACCACTGACGCTGGTGATACCAGAGAGGGGACACATTTTGTAGTGGTAGTTTGGGTGGATTTATCAGTTTGAGTAAATGATAAATCATCCAAACTAAGTTAAGTATTCCTgcagtttcatattttttttttttttttttctgcaggatTTTCAATGAGTCCTACGTGCCCCATGGAGTGAAGGTAGTGCAGAGCTACGCTAAAGGTGGACTGAAATCTTTAATGGAGCTTGAGAAACGTTGGCGTCAGCATTTCTTGGACAGCATGCAACCCAAGTACCTGCCACCACAATGGTCTGTTGATCACAACCACAGCAAGTTGCTCAGGAAATACGGTGAAAATCTGATGATTCCAGTGGGTTAGATCAACTTGACAGGatcttatttatttaaacatacaAGAGTGAGTGCAGAGAGAATCTCTTCATGCTTGGTTCATGTACAAACTGTTCttaaagaaagccattaatgTGTTATGAGACATGCCTTTGCTTGATCACAACacacattcttttctttttttttttagtggaccTTGACATGAGATTCCTACCTCCTTtgtgtaaaaaaactaaaattaaaaaaaaaaattaaaatcaaaccaacaaaaaaatattattagaatTTTACCAGAACAGTTTAGACTCACTTTAACCCAATTTTTGTGGGATTAAAGGACGATATACATTTTAACTTTGTAACTGAAATACTTATCTTCTCGCTGTTTTGGCTTACAGTGGAATGCATTTTGAGAGCCAccttttactttatattttgagGACTGACTGATCCTTCAGATCTAGACTTCTGGTAAGGGTGAATTTACCAAGCTTGCCAAAATTGACTAGACTTTTCTGTCCTATAATGTGAAACTGTGTTTCTGCATGTTCTTTCGTTATTTGTAAAGgtgtacatatatagatatatatattccccctctccctcccccttcttcttgttttttttgtgatgGCTCATGCTCTTATcaatctattatttatttatattctccCATGTGACTAATTTATATTTGTAACATTTTTCTGTGGAGGAATCTGATATCTGACAAGGAGCTGTGCCTCTAATGAATCTTATAAATGCATTAAACATGTTTAAcaatactgtgtgtgtggagttAGGTTTTTCattcaatgagctaagccctgctgtagtggttatagtgtttggagtgttcctttaattcactatgtagtatgtgtttattttcatattaaataaCCAGCATGACATTAGAAGTACATGTTTCTATTACCAACACTGTGGTGTTatactacactgaacaaaattataaatgcatcacttttttttttctttttttgcccccatttttcatgagctgaaatcAAAGATCTAagcctttttctatgtacacaaaaggcctatttctctcaaatatttacaaatctgtctaaatctgtgttagtgagcacttcttctcccttgccgagataatccatccacctcacaggtgtggcatatcaagatgctgattagacagcatgattattgcatagGTGtgacttaggctggccacaataaaagaacactctaaaatgtgcagttttactgtattggagggatccaggttggggggggggggggggggatctgaaAACcaatcagtatctggtgtgaccaccatttgcctcatgcagtgcaacacatagcatagagttgatcaggttgttgattgtggcctgtgcaaagttggtccactcctcttgcacaatggctgtgcaaagttgctggatattggcaggacctggaacacgctgtcttattcgccgatccagagcatcctaaagatgctcaatgggtgacatgtccagtgagtatgctggccatgcaaaaaactgggatgttttcagcttccaggaattgtgtacagatccttaaaACATGGGGCTgtacattatcatgctgcaatatgaggttgatgtagaattattaatctttattgaacttgtattgaattattgtactaactccattttaacctcacacagtgacagaccctccattttgtcctcattacctgacagattctccattttaaactacattacatgacagaatttcccagcaacatttaatacaatgaacagagactgtattttctataaagacatgactaacccaggaattgctgaatctcctgtaatttgcaacatagtataatttgaaggccatgagaacactgtactaatgaaatgttctattcataagagaaccttgcacctgaccacaagaatgacatcactaactgtgtaaaatgacgctcaagcccccctttccaccgagtaaacctcatgctgggaaagatggtgcTTGAGCCTTCTgaccacacccgtgtccagaacaataccacctctcggtgggtggacacttagctaaccacttagtttttgagccaattaatcatattgatgg
It encodes the following:
- the EXD2 gene encoding exonuclease 3'-5' domain-containing protein 2; the protein is MPRHPGLTLGVASLVGTTVGCLVLWRFIHRRRQLSAASLHKNISPGGDACIDCTERESSENSEEEYCGVSAVEKILEAEIKVVSETEEWEEIWPILNKELTYYKVLGIDCEWVAVEGKKKPVSLLQMATHSGFCVLVRLPQFVNSGRTVPNTFLNLLANPSILKVGVGCCDDSNKLQCDYGLSVKGLVDIRYLAMRQRRDSFQNSLSLKTLSESILSFPLDKSFQLRCSNWDAEEFSQDQVLYAARDAQVSIALFLHLLGFFSPDSPCSWEFLLGKCQGLVDVPFKAKSAGILNGDVNGAQRTKRSRSEEKLSQINQGKDPRKNKKKPLGVGYSARKAPLYDNCFLHAPDGQPLCTCDRKKAQWYLDKGIGDLISNDPFIVKLRFEPSGRPESSVDYYLTVKENLCVVCGKRESYIRKNVVPHEYRRHFPIQMKDHNSHDVLLLCTSCHAVSNYHDASLKQRLSEEFNAPIGCEEGVRMLEDPERRQVRSAARALLNASKLPEQRRNELLKEIKNHYGTEYITHETLQEAASLETRIFNESYVPHGVKVVQSYAKGGLKSLMELEKRWRQHFLDSMQPKYLPPQWSVDHNHSKLLRKYGENLMIPVG